A genomic stretch from Burkholderia pyrrocinia includes:
- the vapB gene encoding type II toxin-antitoxin system VapB family antitoxin, translated as MRTVSIFKNARNQAIRIPKDMEFEGVTELEIRREGDTLLLRPVRPTWLSFANEPLADADFLADRPAVIESGRFDLSGDAGAPTESGR; from the coding sequence ATGCGCACCGTTTCCATTTTCAAGAACGCCCGTAATCAGGCAATTCGCATCCCGAAGGACATGGAGTTCGAGGGGGTGACGGAACTCGAGATCCGCCGCGAGGGCGACACGCTGCTGCTGCGCCCCGTGCGCCCCACGTGGCTGTCGTTCGCGAACGAACCGCTGGCCGACGCCGATTTCCTCGCCGACCGCCCGGCCGTCATCGAATCCGGCCGCTTCGACCTGTCCGGTGACGCCGGCGCGCCGACGGAGTCCGGCCGGTGA
- a CDS encoding GNAT family N-acetyltransferase, translated as MEDTLTKPAGAADAVEGEVAAALDGAAHGQATQVAEHTLDAWHPDDSPDWLLAAFVPLFNTDTRYDSATISVPLGGASAAAVASYVARAVREGVIDGAQVAGDTLRLNVSRTTFWQNPRPWLRAPASSGMPLRYAITNGHRHPVRPPSPAGEIYARTMPQVGMTFSLRTVDIDAHADLFSGWMNLDRVAQFWDQRGTRDEHAAYLAERLADPHMHPMIGYFDDTPFGYFEFYWAKEDRLAPFYDAHDYDRGLHLLIGDSRFQSAGKLHAWWSGVLHYMFVDEPRTQRLVGEPRVDHVRHIAYMHRLGFYTLKEFDFPHKRAALTVIERDTFFDTFRLP; from the coding sequence ATGGAAGACACGCTGACGAAACCGGCCGGCGCCGCGGATGCCGTCGAAGGCGAGGTGGCCGCCGCGCTCGACGGTGCCGCGCATGGCCAGGCGACGCAGGTCGCCGAGCACACGCTCGACGCCTGGCATCCCGACGACTCGCCGGACTGGCTGCTTGCGGCGTTCGTCCCGTTGTTCAACACCGACACGCGGTACGACTCGGCAACGATCTCGGTGCCGCTCGGCGGCGCCAGTGCGGCGGCCGTCGCGTCGTACGTGGCGCGCGCGGTGCGCGAGGGCGTGATCGACGGCGCGCAGGTCGCCGGCGACACGCTGCGCCTGAACGTGTCGCGCACGACGTTCTGGCAGAACCCGCGGCCGTGGCTGAGGGCGCCCGCGTCGAGCGGGATGCCGCTGCGCTACGCGATCACGAACGGCCACCGGCACCCGGTGCGGCCGCCGTCGCCGGCCGGCGAGATCTATGCGCGCACCATGCCGCAGGTCGGGATGACGTTCAGCCTGCGCACCGTCGACATCGACGCGCACGCGGACCTGTTCAGCGGCTGGATGAACCTCGATCGCGTCGCGCAGTTCTGGGACCAGCGCGGCACGCGCGACGAGCATGCGGCGTATCTCGCCGAGCGGCTCGCCGATCCGCACATGCACCCGATGATCGGCTATTTCGACGACACGCCGTTCGGCTATTTCGAGTTCTACTGGGCGAAGGAGGACCGCCTCGCGCCGTTCTACGACGCGCACGACTACGATCGCGGGCTGCACCTGCTGATCGGCGACTCGCGCTTCCAGAGCGCGGGCAAGCTGCATGCGTGGTGGAGCGGGGTGCTGCACTACATGTTCGTCGACGAACCGCGCACGCAGCGGCTCGTCGGCGAGCCGCGCGTCGATCACGTGCGGCACATCGCGTACATGCACCGGCTCGGGTTCTATACGCTGAAGGAATTCGACTTCCCGCACAAGCGCGCGGCGCTCACCGTGATCGAGCGCGATACATTCTTCGACACTTTCCGGTTGCCGTGA